Within the Butyrivibrio sp. AE3004 genome, the region AATAGGGCAAAAAAAAATTTAAGAATTCTATAAGAATTCTCAAATTTTTCATTATCTCGCTATTATCTTATTAATATGAAGGAATAATGTTTTCGCCAATAAAGACTTTATTTTAGCAAAAAGTTAACAGATAATATCCTCATACTTCATGCGCACAAGTTTATGAGGAAGACGCACACGTCTTCCTGATGAGCCGTTAAGAAGTCTGTTGAGTTCACATACCGCCTCGGCTGCGACATTTGCGAAATCCTGTTTTACGGTATTCATCTGTTTTCCCACATATCCCATAAGGATGATTCCGTCAAATCCACAAACAGGCCGGAAAATATCCATGTCCATCAGAGCCTTCATGGCACCTATTGCCATAAGATCAGAGCCACAGACAACAATATCCTTATTCTTTGCATACCTAAGAGCTATGTTTCTGGCTTTAAGCTCGGAAAAATCTCCGTTTCTTACAAAAAGCTTAAGCTTCTTCTTTTTGGAAAGATCCTCCATCGCCCTGATTTTCTCTTCTGTTACGAAACTGTTTCTCATTCCGGCAATGTAGAGAACCTTGTTCCCTGTATTCTCACTTATTGTCTTCCAGGCAACATCAATCTGAGCCTGATAATGATCGATTCCGACAACGGATGTACTCTCGTTACTGTCAGGTCCGTCAACTACAGCTATTTTAAAGGTCTGTGATTCTATAAGCTGATGCAGAACCTTATCATCATTGTTCATTCCGAAAACAACTATTCCGCTTATGCTCTGTGATGCGAAGTATCTGATCATCTCCTCGAGATTCATTTTTTCAATTGTGGAGTAGAAAACAGTGATGCAGTCCAGCTGCTTTTCCTGCGCCATTCCAAGAGCTCCGGAAATATACTGCATATCTATCTCATCAATAGCCTGGGTTTTCATGTTTAACTTCAAAAGAAGTGCAATCCTCCCTGAACGCTTTGAGGACAAAGCAGCAGCAACCTGATTAGGCACAAAATTAAGACGGTCCACCGCCTCCATAACCTTTTTCTTTGTAGCCTCACTTACATTCGGGTAATTGTTCAGAACCTTGGAAACTGTTGATATGGCAACCCC harbors:
- a CDS encoding LacI family DNA-binding transcriptional regulator; its protein translation is MVSIRDVAKEAGVAISTVSKVLNNYPNVSEATKKKVMEAVDRLNFVPNQVAAALSSKRSGRIALLLKLNMKTQAIDEIDMQYISGALGMAQEKQLDCITVFYSTIEKMNLEEMIRYFASQSISGIVVFGMNNDDKVLHQLIESQTFKIAVVDGPDSNESTSVVGIDHYQAQIDVAWKTISENTGNKVLYIAGMRNSFVTEEKIRAMEDLSKKKKLKLFVRNGDFSELKARNIALRYAKNKDIVVCGSDLMAIGAMKALMDMDIFRPVCGFDGIILMGYVGKQMNTVKQDFANVAAEAVCELNRLLNGSSGRRVRLPHKLVRMKYEDIIC